Proteins from one Falco naumanni isolate bFalNau1 chromosome 2, bFalNau1.pat, whole genome shotgun sequence genomic window:
- the LOC121083846 gene encoding E3 SUMO-protein ligase RanBP2-like isoform X2, whose amino-acid sequence MMRRTKPEVERYVASVQAAAPSPREKSIKGFLFAKLYFEIKEYELAKRYISTYLSVQERDPKAHRFLGQIYEAEDNIEKAFGCYKRSVELNPTQKDLVLKIAELLCSNDITDGRAKYWVERAAKLFPGSPAVYRLKEQLLDCKGEDGWNQLFDLIQAELYARPDDVYINIRLVALYRSNNRLRDAVLHCQEAEKKIPLQSSLEWCSCVVETFEEYLESLQDLESDKNNWRTIKKDHLLAYSSFVKMTLSSRDVQECREALESFDRALQSVKPYVNLADELSRTYVEMKGQLYMHAGTLLLKMAQHNEAQWKVVCELAALCYLISFQVPKPKSKLIKGDQTGQDVLEMLACDRKSQSGHMLLNLSHGKQDFFKEIVESFANKSGSFTLFDSLFESGASRERSFIGTDDIGNVSVQAPVQTELNKYDIGAVRMHNGSLQHLVWLGLQWNSMSVLPPMRKWLKQLFHLPQETSRLETDAPESICLLDLEVFLLGVVFTSNLQLQEKFNSHSGAHQPQFLPLPVCKQLYTEKQRSWWDAVRTLIQRKAIPGTAAKLRLIVQHGISTLRTLEKHGLQPALIIHWAKSLQKTGISLNSFYDQKEYIGRSVYYWKKVLPVLETIKKKRSIPEPIDPLFKHFHSVDIQAFQVAAYEEEAHIAFAMLDAVDGKTDDALLAFEAIKNVVSYWNLAVIFQRKAEEIENDAMLPEEQEEHKTYLLKSKHYLMKIIEEGSSDASVTEKLPVSIETVREMLDTVIQELGENGEDGSPAFRNGVSVDSEMKHSAPSPTKFSLSPSKNYKFSPKTPQWAEDHRSILQMICQQVEALKNEMQEMKLNNSNLNVSSHRWPAESYGTDTMSEGYQRAQNLHEAPLTVATTGPSVYYSQSPAYNSQYLLRTTATNVTPTKAPVYGINRLAPQQHIYAYQQPMHTPPLQNTSACMFSQEIYGTPLRFDSPATGLISPRGGDDYYNYSVPQASTNPPLPEPGYFTKPSVAPPTLKPAESKVIEFSKSKFSQPGTAEGSKTSLPTPAQSSQSTTFKFNTNFKSNDGDFTFSSLQVAMQPPNAGFNSSESLLGLLTSDNKSLQDDRYIEQKPVNDHTGSQRNIFSFGNKHISGISFKEGMGQNAHKNLAFEKSDMFSVQEPSKLVFVTSNSDLANRSHETEGGSTHGGDEDDDGPHFDPVVPLPDKIEVKTGEEDEEEFFCNRAKLFRFDAESKEWKERGIGNVKILKHKVSGKFRLLMRRDQVLKICANHYINTDMKLTPNAGSDKSFVWHALDYADELPKPEQLAIRFKTPEEAMLFKNKFEESQSILKTLGSNVDTSVTQNSGTARETTNQDIKEPSKPVSGTLNFGFQFPKDGVSSESDGKGNLTATSTASGPTTFSFGKEAPQTYSSGGFAQHLLKKDQWECKVCLVPNEATAKNCVSCQSPNSDKWETHGTPLPDSAASFKASGNTVQDKFGSAFAKKEGQRDCSVCSVRNEPTASKCSACQDPNKTSTAVSGQQSSSKFGQAIAAKAIQNDLGTAFSKKEGQWDCSVCLVQNEAKDVNCRSCQNPNSQSQPNVPTSTAQASPAPRFGSTGDASKPQKNGFEGLFAKKEGQWDCNTCLMGNEGSSPACIALQTPNPAGKPASDAASAPTFGFKSKLSEPAAGQLGTGFKCNFSEKGFKFGHEPGKMPSFTFRIPSDTEAKSAKEGFSFPVLASGFKFGIQESSKNTTKKDEPSKECTTGFSKSVDEKDKKEPPSDSRITFQFQETANKEKGDFVFGQNSSTFTFAELAKSTPGEGFQFGKKDPNFKGFSGAGEKLFSSQDSKTDHKANTSADLGEKDDDVYKTEDSDDIHFEPIVQMPEKVEPFTGEEDEKVLYSQRVKLFRFDPETSQWKERGVGNLKILKNEVNGKVRILMRREQVLKVCANHWITTTMNLKQLSGSDKAWMWMANDFSDGDAKLEHLAAKFKTPEQAEEFKQKFEECQRLLLDIPLQTPHKLVDTGRTAQLIQKAEEMKCDLKDLKTFLTDDKTKLSEEEHVTSGCASSTSDVVIKPHAESTGPTLEWDNYDLREEALDDSVSSSVYASPLASSPVRKNLFRFGESTTGFSFSFKSALSPSKSPAKQNQSRTSVGTDEDSDVTQEEERDGQYFEPVVPLPDLVEVTSGEENEQVVFSHRAKLYRYDKDANQWKERGIGDIKILQNYDNKQVRIVMRRDQVLKLCANHRITPDMNMQQMKGSDRAWVWTACDFADGERKVELLAVRFKLQDVADSFKQIFDEAKHAQERETLITPLSSRNNTPKESPCGKNAVAVLEETTRERTDLSHGDDTSDLAVEVAELSNTSETPTKTVVSPPKFVFGSESVKSIFSNEKTKTFTFGNTSATGSLFGFSFNPPGKSEDHIPLSRNTAQKEQISEPPKSFSAPQKPLGSKVNNLPTSTQGGPCNFSFRIVEKEKTTMSKDYLPSDEVIIVYELMPTPEQKALAGFLKLPSTFFCYKNKPGYVSDEDDDEDYETAVKKLNGKLYPSDSEKKKKLQDPVKVGITGKSEVNSERECAATEEKKPSPEEEAETAALQVPSTSVGGVSSDTKDNSPEDFQTKVKIQERKENDSTSSTDLVCTSKEEVPCPPTGEVTVFVQSATNNEEPDSTMETVHVSQASSGANDKPVDLSTKKTDLDCSESTQENRIISFGFGNTAGLSFADLASKSSGDFAFGSKDENFKWANTGAAVFGEAAHKVDEDEGGSDDEVVHSDDIHFEPIVSLPEVEVKSGEEDEEILFKERAKLYRWDRDATQWKERGVGEIKILFHTQKKYYRVLMRRDQVLKVCANHVITKEMNLVPSDTSNNALIWTATDYADGEVKVEQLAVRFKSQEMANSFKRRFEECQLSLSELQKGHLSLAAGLSKDTNPIVYFEVSADDEPLGHITMELFSNIVPRTAENFRALCTGEKGFGFKNSCFHRIVTDFVCQGGDITNHNGTGGRSIYGTAFEDENFEVKHTGPGLLSMANKGRDTNNSQFFITLKKAEHLDFKHVVFGFVKDGMDVVRKIESFGSPKGLVSGRVVITDCGQI is encoded by the exons aTGATGAGGCGCACGAAGCCTGAAGTGGAGCGGTACGTCGCCTCCGTGCAGGCCGCCGCGCCTTCCCCCCGAGAG aaatCAATTAAAGGATTCCTCTTTGCTAAGCtgtactttgaaataaaagaatatgaGCTTGCTAAAAG GTATATATCTACATACCTCAGTGTCCAAGAGAGAGATCCCAAAGCACACAGATTTCTTGGACAGATTTACGAAGCTGAGGATAACATAGAAAAAGCTTTTGGGTGTTACAAG CGTTCTGTGGAGTTGAACCCAACACAGAAAGATCTTGTATTGAAGATTGCGGAGTTACTATGCAGTAATGACATTACTGATGGGAGAGCAAAATACTGGGTTGAGAGAGCAGCTAAACTCTTCCCTGGGAGTCCTGCTGTTTACAGGTTGAAG GAGCAGTTATTGGACTGTAAAGGTGAAGATGGATGGAATCAGCTTTTTGACTTGATTCAAGCAGAACTTTATGCAAGACCAGATGATGTCTACATAAACATCAGACTAGTTGCACTTTACCGTTCAAATAATAGATTAAGAGATGCTGTGCTCCATTGTcaggaggcagagaagaaaatacctttGCAGTCAAGCTTGGAATGGTGTTCCTGTGTTGTAGAGACATTTGAG GAATATCTGGAATCTTTACAAGACTTGGAGtctgataaaaataattggagAACTATCAAGAAAGATCATCTGCTGGCCTATTCCAGCTTTGTCAAAATGACGCTTTCTTCTAGAGATGTTCAGGAATGCAGAGAGGCACTTGAAAG TTTTGATCGTGCGCTTCAGTCAGTGAAACCATATGTGAATTTGGCTGATGAGTTGTCTCGTACCTATGTGGAAATGAAAGGACAGCTATACATGCATGCTGGAACTTTGCTACTGAAAATGGCCCAACACAATGAGGCACAGTGGAAAGTTGTGTGTGAACTTGCAGCATTGTGTTATCTGATAAGTTTCCAG GTTCCTAAACCAAAGTCAAAACTAATAAAGGGGGATCAAACTGGACAAGATGTGCTAGAAATGTTGGCCTGTGATCGAAAAAGCCAGTCTG gtCATATGCTCCTGAACTTAAGCCATGGCAAGCAGGACTTTTTTAAAGAGATTGTGGAATCATTTGCAAACAAGAGTGGTTCATTTACGTTGTTTGATAGCCTGTTTGAGAGTGGAGCTTCCAGAGAGAGATCTTTTATCGGCACGGATGATATTGGAAATGTCAGTGTACAAGCACCAGTGCAAACGGAACTTAATAAATACGATATTG GTGCTGTTCGAATGCACAATGGCAGTCTTCAGCACCTTGTGTGGCTTGGCTTGCAGTGGAACTCTATGTCAGTCTTACCACCAATGCGCAAATGgttaaaacagctttttcactTGCCCCAAGAAACATCAAGACTTGAGACAGATGCTCCCGAATCCATTTGCCTGTTGGACCTTGAA GTATTCCTGCTTGGTGTGGTATTCACTAGCAACTTACAATTGCAAGAGAAGTTCAATTCTCACTCTGGTGCACATCAGCCTCAATTTTTACCATTGCCAGTGTGCAAACAGCTCTATACCGAAAAGCAAAGATCCTGGTGGGATGCTGTTCGTACTCTTattcagagaaaagcaat ACCgggaacagcagcaaaactgagacTTATTGTACAGCATGGAATAAGTACTCTGCGAACACTGGAGAAGCATGGCCTTCAACCTGCCTTAATTATACACTGGGCAAAAAGCCTGCAAAAAACA GGCATTAGCCTTAACTCTTTCTATGACCAGAAGGAATACATTGGACGAAGTGTTTACTACTGGAAGAAAGTTTTGCCTGTGCTGGAAACTATCAAAAAGAAGAGGAGTATTCCTGAACCTATTGATCCTCTCTTCAAACACTTCCATAGTGTAGACATTCAG GCCTTTCAGGTTGCAGCATATGAAGAAGAGGCACATATAGCATTTGCAATGTTGGATGCAGTTGATGGCAAAACTGATGATGCTTTATTAGCATTTGAAGCTATTAAGAATGTGGTTTCATACTGGAATCTTGCTGTG ATCTTccaaagaaaggcagaagagattGAAAATGATGCCATGCTGCCAGAAGAGCAAGAAGAACACAAAACCTATCTTCTTAAAAGCAAGCATTATCTAATGAAGATCATTGAGGAAGGCTCCTCAGACGCCTCAGTAACTGAGAAA CTGCCAGTGTCTATTGAAACTGTAAGGGAAATGCTAGATACAGTGATCCAGGAACTTGGTGAGAATGGTGAAGATGGAAGTCCTGCCTTCAGAAATGGTGTGTCTGTAGATTCAGAGATGAAACATTCTGCTCCATCACCAACTAAGTTCTCTCTTTCACCATCTAAGAACTACAAG TTTTCTCCTAAAACTCCTCAGTGGGCAGAAGATCACAGGTCTATACTTCAAATGATCTGTCAGCAAGTGGAAGCTTTAAAG aatgaaatgcaagaaatgAAACTTAATAATTCCAACTTAAATGTGTCATCTCATCGGTGGCCTGCTGAAAGTTACGGAACAGATACAATGTCAGAGGGATATCAGAGAGCACAAAATCTTCATGAAGCTCCATTAACAG TTGCTACCACTGGCCCGTCTGTTTACTACAGCCAGTCGCCTGCCTATAACTCTCAGTATCTTCTCAGAACTACTGCAACCAATGTAACGCCAACGAAG gCTCCTGTTTATGGCATTAACAGACTTGCACCTCAGCAACATATATATGCTTATCAACAACCAATGCATACACCACCTCTGCAAAACACTTCTGCTTGTATGTTTTCCCAAGAAATATATGGCACACCTCTGCGTTTTGATTCTCCTGCTACTGGACTCATTTCTCCGCGTGGGGGTGATGATTATTACAACTACAGCGTTCCACAGGCAAGCACAAATCCACCATTACCTGAACCAGGCTATTTCACAAAGCCTTCAGTTGCTCCACCAACTTTAAAGCCTGCAGAATCAAAGGTGATAGaattttcaaaatctaaatTCAGCCAGCCAGGAACAGCAGAAGGATCAAAAACATCCCTGCCAACACCAGCACAGTCAAGCCAGTCAACAACTTTTAAATTCAATACTAACTTCAAGTCTAATGATGGAGACttcaccttttcttctcttcaagTTGCAATGCAGCCTCCTAATGCAGGTTTTAATAGTAGCGAAAGCCTCTTGGGTCTTCTGACATCTGATAATAAATCTTTACAGGATGATAGATACATTGAACAAAAACCAGTTAACGATCACACAGGCAGTCAAAGAAATATCTTCAGTTTTGGCAATAAACATATTTCAGGCATCTCTTTTAAAGAAGGCATGGGacaaaatgcacacaaaaaCCTGGCTTTTGAGAAGAGTGATATGTTTAGTGTCCAAGAACCAAGCAAGCTTGTATTTGTGACTTCAAATTCGGATTTGGCCAATAGAAGTCATGAAACAGAGGGAGGAAGCACCCATGGTGGAGATGAGGATGATGATGGTCCTCATTTTGATCCTGTGGTGCCACTCCCTGACAAGATTGAAGTAAAGACAGGtgaggaagatgaagaagagTTCTTCTGCAACAGAGCTAAGCTTTTCCGTTTTGATGCAGAATCTAAAGAATGGAAGGAAAGGGGTattggaaatgtaaaaatactgaaacataAAGTATCTGGGAAATTTCGTCTCTTAATGAGACGGGACCAAGTGCTGAAGATTTGTGCAAATCACTACATAAATACAGATATGAAATTAACTCCAAATGCTGGATCAGATAAGTCATTTGTGTGGCATGCTTTAGATTATGCGGATGAGttgccaaaaccagaacagcttGCAATTAGATTTAAGACACCTGAGGAAgcaatgcttttcaaaaataagttTGAGGAGtcacagagtattttaaaaaccttgGGATCAAATGTTGACACATCTGTGACTCAGAATAGTGGGACTGCAAGAGAAACAACAAATCAGGACATCAAGGAGCCTAGCAAACCTGTTTCTGGGACCCTGAACTTTGGCTTTCAGTTCCCGAAAGATGGGGTGAGCAGTGAATCTGATGGCAAAGGCAACCTTACAGCTACATCAACTGCATCTGGCCCTACtactttttcatttggaaaggaAGCCCCACAAACCTATTCTTCTGGTGGTTTTGCACAACATCTCTTGAAGAAAGATCAATGGGAGTGTAAAGTATGTTTAGTTCCAAATGAAGCTACTGCAAAGAATTGTGTATCATGTCAAAGTCCAAATTCAGATAAGTGGGAAACACATGGCACCCCATTACCTGACTCTGCTGCGAGTTTCAAAGCCAGTGGTAACACTGTGCAGGACAAATTTGGATCTGCTTTTGCTAAAAAGGAAGGTCAACGGGACTGCAGTGTCTGTTCAGTGAGAAATGAACCCACTGCCTCCAAGTGTAGTGCTTGCCAGGATCCAAATAAAACTAGTACAGCGGTATCTGGTCAACAAAGTTCCTCTAAATTTGGCCAAGCAATTGCTGCAAAGGCTATTCAAAATGACTTGGGAactgctttttctaaaaaagaagGTCAGTGGGACTGCTCTGTATGCCTAGTCCAGAATGAAGCAAAGGATGTCAACTGTCGTTCTTGTCAGAATCCTAACTCTCAAAGTCAACCAAATGTGCCTACATCTACTGCTCAGGCATCCCCTGCTCCCAGGTTTGGCTCCACTGGTGATGCAagtaaaccacagaaaaatggaTTTGAAGGGCTTTTTGCTAAAAAGGAAGGGCAGTGGGATTGTAATACTTGTCTGATGGGGAATGAAGGTTCTTCGCCAGCCTGCATAGCTCTCCAAACACCAAATCCAGCTGGTAAGCCTGCGAGTGATGCTGCATCAGCTCCTACTTTTGGCTTCAAAAGTAAATTATCTGAACCTGCTGCAGGACAGTTGGGAACAGGCTTTAAGTGTAATTTCTCAGAAAAGGGCTTTAAGTTTGGTCATGAGCCAGGCAAGATGCCATCATTTACATTTCGCATTCCTTCTGATACTGAAGCTAAGTCTGCAAAGGAAGGATTTAGCTTTCCAGTGCTTGCAAGCGGATTTAAATTTGGAATACAGGAGTCTAGTAAAAATACCACCAAGAAAGATGAACCATCCAAAGAATGTACGACTGGCTTCTCAAAAAGTGTtgatgaaaaagacaaaaaggaaccTCCTTCAGATAGCAGAATTACATTCCAATTTCAAGAAACAGCTAACAAGGAGAAAGGTGACTTTGTTTTTGGgcaaaacagcagcacttttACTTTTGCTGAGCTTGCAAAAAGTACTCCTGGGGAAGGTTTTCAATTTGGTAAGAAAGATCCTAACTTCAAAGGCTTTTCAGGTGCAGGTGAAAAGCTGTTCTCTTCACAGGATTCTAAAACAGATCACAAAGCAAACACATCTGCTGACCTTGGTGAGAAGGATGATGATGTATATAAGACAGAGGACAGTGATGATATCCATTTTGAACCTATAGTTCAGATGCCTGAAAAAGTAGAACCATTTACAGGAGAGGAAGATGAGAAAGTGCTATACTCCCAAAGAGTAAAGTTGTTCAGGTTCGATCCAGAAACAAGTCAGTGGAAAGAACGCGGGGTGGGCAACTTGAAGattcttaaaaatgaagttaacGGCAAAGTAAGAATATTAATGCGGCGTGAGCAGGTACTGAAGGTCTGTGCAAACCACTGgataacaacaacaatgaaCTTGAAACAGCTGTCTGGCTCAGACAAGGCATGGATGTGGATGGCCAATGACTTCTCTGATGGTGATGCAAAGTTGGAACATCTGGCAGCAAAATTCAAGACACCAGAGCAGGCTGAGGAGTTCAAACAGAAGTTTGAAGAATGTCAGAGACTACTACTAGATATACCACTGCAGACACCTCATAAACTTGTTGATACAGGTAGGACAGCTCAACTtatacagaaagcagaagaaatgaagtgtGATTTAAAAGatctcaaaacatttctgacaGATGACAAAACCAAACTGTCAGAAGAGGAACATGTAACCTCTGGTTGTGCCAGCAGTACTTCTGATGTGGTTATAAAGCCACATGCTGAAAGTACTGGGCCTACTCTGGAATGGGATAACTATGACTTGCGTGAAGAAGCGTTGGATGATAGTGTAAGTAGTTCTGTATATGCATCACCTCTTGCAAGTAGCCCTGTAAGGAAAAACCTTTTTAGATTCGGAGAGTCTACAACAGGTTTTAGTTTCAGCTTTAAATCTGCCTTGAGCCCATCCAAATCTCCTGCCAAACAGAACCAGAGTAGAACATCAGTAGGCACAGATGAAGATTCTGATGTGACTCaagaagaggagagagatgGGCAGTACTTTGAACCTGTGGTACCTCTGCCTGATCTCGTGGAAGTGACCAGTGGTGAGGAAAATGAGCAAGTTGTCTTCAGTCACAGAGCTAAACTCTACAGATATGATAAAGATGCTAATCAGTGGAAAGAGAGAGGTATTGGGGATATCAAGATACTGCAGAACTATGACAACAAACAAGTGCGCATAGTAATGAGAAGGGACCAGGTACTAAAACTCTGTGCCAATCACAGAATAACACCAGATATGAATATGCAACAAATGAAAGGATCTGATAGAGCATGGGTATGGACTGCGTGTGACTTTGCAGATGGGGAAAGGAAAGTAGAACTTCTAGCTGTGCGATTCAAGCTGCAAGATGTGGCAGATTCATTTAAGCAAATTTTTGATGAAGCAAAGCATGCCCAAGAGAGAGAGACACTGATAACGCCTCTTTCTTCTCGTAACAACACGCCGAAGGAATCTCCGTGTGGTAAAAATGCTGTAGCCGTATTAGAAGAAACTACCAGAGAAAGAACTGACCTCAGCCATGGTGATGATACTTCTGATTTAGCTGTAGAGGTTGCAGAGTTGTCAAACACTTCTGAAACGCCAACAAAAACAGTGGTTTCTCCTCCAAAGTTTGTATTTGGATCTGAATCTGTCAAGAGCATTTTCAGTAATGAAAAGACAAAGACATTCACGTTTGGAAATACTTCAGCCACTGGTTCTCTGTTTGGCTTCAGCTTTAATCCTCCCGGAAAGAGTGAAGACCATATTCCACTGTCTCGgaacacagcacagaaagaacagaTCTCTGAACCACCAAAAAGCTTTAGTGCTCCTCAGAAGCCTTTAGGCAGCAAGGTAAACAACTTGCCAACTTCAACACAAGGTGGACCCTGTAACTTCTCATTTAGAATTGTGGAAAAAG agaagacaaCGATGTCAAAAGACTATCTTCCATCTGATGAGGTTATAATAGTTTACGAGTTAATGCCTACCCCTGAACAGAAGGCTCTCGCTGGCTTTCTCAAGCTACCTTCAACATTCTTCTGTTACAAGAATAAGCCTGGATATGTGAGTGACGAGGATGACG ATGAAGACTATGAAACAGCTGTTAAGAAACTTAATGGGAAATTGTATCCCAgtgattcagaaaagaaaaagaaattgcaagATCCTGTAAAAG TGGGCATCACTGGAAAAAGTGAAGTCAACAGTGAAAGAGAATGTGCTGCTactgaggaaaagaaaccatCTCCTGAGGAGGAGGCTGAAACAGCAGCTCTCCAGGTTCCTTCTACATCTGTCGGTGGCGTCAGCAGTGACACTAAGGATAACAGTCCAGAAGACTTTCAGACAAAAGTTAAGATTCAAGAAAGGAAA GAGAATGACAGTACAAGTTCAACTGACTTAGTTTGTACCAGTAAGGAAGAAGTACCTTGCCCACCAACTGGTGAGGTGACGGTATTTGTCCAGTCAGCTACCAACAATGAAGAACCAGATTCCACTATGGAAACTGTGCATGTATCGCAAGCTTCATCAGGAGCCAATGACAAACCTGTAGACTTATCAACTAAAAAAACTGATTTGGACTGTTCAGAGTCAACACAAG AAAACAGAATCATCTCATTTGGTTTCGGCAATACTGCAGGCTTGTCGTTTGCAGATCTGGCTTCCAAAAGCTCTGGAGACTTTGCTTTTGGCTCAAAAG ATGAAAACTTCAAATGGGCAAATACAGGAGCAGCTGTGTTTGGAGAGGCAGCCCATAAAGTAGATGAAGATGAAGGTGGTAGTGATGATGAGGTGGTACATAGCGATGATATCCACTTTGAGCCAATTGTGTCCTTACCAGAG gtgGAGGTAAAATCTGGAGAAGAAGACGAAGAAATTCTCTTCAAAGAGAGGGCAAAACTTTACAGATGGGACAGAGATGCTACTCAGTGGAAGGAGCGTGGTGTTGGAGAGATAAAGATCCTCTTCcatacacagaagaaatactACAGAGTCCTAATGAGAAGAGACCAAGTTCTTAAGGTCTGTGCAAACCACGTCATCACCAAGGAAATGAACTTAGTGCCCTCTGATACATCCAACAATGCTTTAATTTGGACAGCCACAGATTATGCTG atggTGAAGTAAAAGTAGAGCAGCTTGCAGTCAGATTTAAAAGCCAAGAAATGGCTAACTCTTTCAAGAGGAGGTTTGAAGAATGCCAGCTAAGCTTGTCAGAGTTACAGAAGGGACACTTATCTCTGGCAGCAGGACTGTCAAAGGACACCAACCCCATTGTGTATTTTGAAGTTTCTGCTGATGATGAACCTTTAGGACACATAACCATGGAACTATTTTCAAATATTGTCCCTCGAACTGCTGAAAATTTCAGGGCCCTGTGCACAGGAGAGAAAGGATTTGGATTCAAGAACTCCTGCTTTCACAGAATAGTCACTGACTTTGTGTGTCAG